DNA sequence from the Raineyella sp. LH-20 genome:
ACGGCGCTCACCCGGAACTCGGCGTCCTTCTACACGCTGCGCTTCCTGCTCGGCGTCGCCGAGGCCGGGTTCTATCCCGGCATCCTGTTCTACCTGACCCAGTGGTATCCGCAGCGGCACCGGACGAGGGCGACCGGCACCTTCGTGCTGGCCGCACCGCTGGCCTTCCTGATCATGAGTCCGCTCGCGGGCTGGATGCTCGGGCTGGACTGGTTCGGGCTGCGGGGCTGGCACTGGATGTTCCTGCTCGCCGGCGGCGTCGCGGTCGTCGCCGGCATCCCGACCATGTTCTACCTCAAGGACACTCCGCGCGACGCCGCGTGGATCTCGCCGGCCGAGGCCCAGTGGATCGAGGACGAACTCGCCAAGGACAAGCGCGAACTCGGCCAGATCGAACACCACAATCCGTTGGCGGCATTGAAGTCGAAATATGTCTGGGGATTCGCCCTACTGTTCTTCCCGTCGACCGTCGGCGTCTACGGCCTCAGTTTCTGGGTGCCGTCGGTGGTGAAGGAATTCACCGCCAGTGACGTCACCGTCGGATGGCTGTCGGCGATTCCGTACGCTTTCGGATTCATCGGCATCCTGATCACCACCTGGTGGGCCAAGCGATACACCGAGAACTGGTATCCGTTGGCGGCCATCTTCGCCGTGTCGGCGCTCGGGATCGGCCTGGCCGGCGCCTTCCACACGCCGGGTCTGGAGCTGGCGGCCATGTCGGTCGCGGCGTTCTGCCTCTACTCCATCGCGGCTGTCTTCTGGCCGCTGCCCTCCCGCTACCTGGTGGGCGCGACGGCGGCGATCGGCATCGCTTTCGTCAACTCGTTCGGCAACATCGGCGGATTCGTCGGACCGTACGCGGTGGGCGCGATCTCCGATGCGACCGGCACGCCGCGCAACGGCATGTACTTCCTGGCCGCCGTGCTGCTGATCGGGGCGATCGGGACGCTGGTGCTGAAGGGGATCTGGGGCGGTCGCAACCCCGAACCCGTCGAGGCCGCGGTGAGCGCCCCAGCGGCGAACACTGCCCAGACGAGTGCTGCCGTCCGGTCCGATGAGGCCCCGGCCCTCTCGGAGTCGGTCATCTCGGGCGACCCGCGCAGGGCGGTCGAGTAGCCACTCCCTCGCTGAGTCGGTTGTGGGTGGGGATGACGCGGTCATCCCCACCCACACCCATGCCCGCCCGCGCCGACCGGGTCAGGCCGAGACCCGCGCCTCCAGGTTGGTCAGATGGATCCGCATCTGCTCCACCGCGCCGGCGACGTCGTGGGCGCGTACGGCCTCGAGGATGGCGAAGTGCTCCGGCACGGCGTCGCCCGCGTCGGAGACACCGATGCCGACGGTCTGACGCATCCGATGCACCCGGAACGAGAGGGCATCGACGGCCTGGGCGATGTACCGGTTGCCGCAGTGCTTGAGGATGGCCTCGTGGAAGGACCAGTCGTCCTCGAAATACCGCCGGACGTCGTCGTGGGCGGGCTGACGGTCCGGATCGAGCAGGTCACGTGCGGACCGCTCGTGGCGGGCGTACGCCTCTTCGAGATCGGGCAGCAGGGCCTCGACGTTGCGCATCGCGCGCTCGATCGCCCCGGTCTCCAGCACCAGCCTCGCGTCCGCCAGCTCGTACATCTGCTCGCGCGACATCGGCGGGGAGACCCGATAGCCCCGGCGCACCGTACGGCGGACCAGCCCGGTCGGTTCCAGCCGGGCCAGCGCCTCGCGGACGGGTGTCGGTGAGACGCCGAGGGACTGCGCCAGACCGTCGATCGACAGCGGGGCACCCGGCTCGAGCGCTCCCCAGGTGAGCATGTCGAGCAACGCGTCGTAGACGTCGTCGGGGAGGGCTTTCGCTCGGATCGGACCCAGCAGCGGGGCGGCGGCGACTTCCTCCGATTCCTTCACACAGAGAGTTTAACCGCCGGCGCCGGCGACGCCCGGATTGCGGCGATTGATGGAATTACCCGCCGCATTCTGCATTTCCAGGTTATGGCACACTCGGGGGCTTGCCGCAAGGCCCAGGGGGCGGCGCACAATCGGTCACCTCGAGGCACATCACCACAGGGAATGGACCCCATGACCCCCCAGACTTCTCCGATCCCTGACAGCACGCACCCGACGTCCGACGGGACCCGTACGATCTTCGATCTTCCCGAGCGGCTGGCGGCCAAGGCCGACCCGGCGCTGATCGCCCAGGACGAGCGGCACTTCGCCACCGTGGCGCGGGCCCTCGACCGGCAGATCGCCGGACTGGAGGACCGCCTCGCCACGCTGCGCCGGGCCCCCGGCGGCCGCGGCCGCCAGGCACTGGACCGGGACCTGGAGATCCATCGGCTGTCGGCACGACTGCGGGTGCTGCAACGCTTCGGCCTGGACATCTGCCTGGGCCGGATGGTCGGCTCCGGCGACGGCGAGCCGGTGTACGTGGGACGACTCGGCCTCCTCGACGCCGAGGGCGAGCCGCTGCTCATCGACTGGCGGGCACCGGCCGCCGAGCCCTTCTTCGCGGCCACCCATGGCACCCCGATGGGGCTGGTCAGCCGCCGGCGGTACCGCTGGAGCCACGGCCGGGTGATCGACTACTGGGACGAGGTGTTCGCCCTGGAGGGGCTGGCGGGGCGGGCAGCGCTCGACGACCAGTCGGCGTTCATCGCCGGCCTGGGCGCCCGTCGGACGGCGCGGATGCGGGACGTGCTGGCCACCCTGCAGGCCGACCAGGACGCCGTCATCCGCGCCGGCTCCGACGGGGCGCTGGTGGTCGACGGCGGTCCCGGCACCGGCAAGACCGTCGTGGCGCTGCACCGTGCGGCGTACCTGCTCTACGCCGATCCGCGGCTGGGCGGTCACCGTGGCGGAGTGTTGTTCGTCGGCCCGCACCAGCCCTACCTGGACTACGTGGCCGACGTACTGCCCGATCTCGGCGAGGACGGCGTACGGACCTGCACCCTGCGCGACCTGGTGCCCGAGGGCGCCACCGCGGCACCGGAGACCGATCCCGAGGTCGCCCGGCTGAAGTCCTCCGCACGGATGACGGCGGCGGTCGAGCCCGCGGTGCGACTGTACGAGGAACCGCCCACCGCGCCGATGACGGTGGAGACCGACTGGTCCGACATCCGGCTCAGCCCGGCCGACTGGGCCGAGGCCTTCGAGGCCCCCGATCCTGGCACCCCGCACAACGAGGCCCGCGACGAGGTCTGGGACGCCCTGCTGGACATCCTGGTCGACACCGTCGAGGACGTCGATGTGCCCGCGGAGGCGCTACGCCGCTCGCTGCTGCGCAACGAGGAGCTGCGCAGCACCTTCCGCCGGGCCTGGCCCATCCTGCGGCCGACCGATCTGGTCGCCGACCTGTGGGCGGTGCCGGCCTATCTGCGCCGGTGCGCGCCATGGCTGGGCCCGGAGGAGCTGCGCCGGCTGAGGCGCCCGGAAGGGGCGCCGTGGACGGTGGCCGACCTGCCGCTGCTGGACGCGATGCGGCAGCGGCTCGGTGATCCGGAGACCTCGCAGCGGCGACAGCAGCGCGAGGCCGCGCTGGCCGAGGACCGTGCGTACATGGACCGGGTCGTCGAGTACTTCCTGGGAGCGGACGACGACCCGGAGAGTTCGCTCGACCTGCTGCGCCGCGACAGCATCCGACAGTCCCTGGTGCACGACGACCGGGTGCCGGACGAGGGGGCCGATCCGCTGGCCGGCCCGTTCGCCCACATCGTGGTCGACGAGGCGCAGGAGCTCACCGACGCGGAATGGCAGATGGTGCTGCGCCGCTGTCCGTCGCGCAGTGTCACGATCGTCGGCGATCGTACGCAGGCCCGGCACGGTTTTCCCGAATCGTGGCAGGAGCGACTGGCGCGGGTGGGGTTCGACGTCGTCCGCCGAGCCACCCTGACGATCAACTACCGGACGCCGGAGGAGGTGATGGCGGCGGCCGAGCCGGTGATCCGGGCGGTGCTGCCGCAGGCCGACGTGCCCGTCTCCATCCGTCGCGGCGGCGTCCCGGTACGGTACGGCGCGGTCGCGGAGCGGGACGCGATCCTCGCCGAGTGGCTCGCCGAGCACGAGGAGGGCGTCGCCTGCGTGGTCGGCGACCCGACGTTCCGGGCCAGCGACCGGATCCGGTCGCTGGCTCCCGACCGGGTGAAGGGCCTGGAGTTCGACCTTGTAGTGCTGATCGATCCGGACCGCTTCGGCGCCGGCATCGAGGGTGCGGTCGATCGCTATGTCGCGATGACCCGGACGACCCGACAGCTCGTCGTCCTCACCGGCCCAGGGCCGGCCTGAACCTGCGCCGGCCCGGTCCGATGGACCGGGCCGGCGCAGGTGGGACAGGGTCGGCCGCGGGGGCCGGGTGGATCAGCTCTCGGCGTCCGCCGGCTCCATCGCCTGCTTGCTCAGGGTGTGCACCCAGCGGTACAGGCCGACGGTGAGGACGACGAAGACGATCAGACCGAGCCAGGTGGCGACGCCCGCGAAGCCGTCCGGCATGAACGCCAACGGAGAATCCTTGCCGGTGGCGCCGACGATGCCTGCGAACACGACGCCGAACAGGCTCTCGCCGACGATCAGGCCGGTCGCCATCAGCACGCCGAGACGCTTGGTGCGCTCCGGCTTGTCCGTACGGGCCGCATACCGGTCGTAGACCAGGCCGATGATCGCGCCGATCGGGATCATCAGGGTGAGGTCGATCGGCAGGTAGATGCCCATGCCGACGGCCAGCGGCGGCAGGTGCAGGTGTTCGGTGGTCCGGCCGAGCACCTCGTCGATGAGGATGACGACGACACCGATCACCGCACCGATGCCGATCAGGCGCCAGTCCAGCGACCCACCGAAGACGCCCTGCGCCAGCGAGGAGATCAGCGAGGCCTGCGGCGCGGCGAGGGCGTCCGGACCGGCACCCGGGGCGCCGGCGAAGCCGAAGCCGGTCTGCATCAGCTGCAGCACCGGCGGGATGACCAACGAGCCGAAGACGACGCCGATGATCAGGGCGACCTGCTGCTTCCACGGGGTGGATTCGACGAGCTGGCCGGTCTTGAGGTCCTGCAGGTTGTCGTTGGAGATCGTCGCGACACCGAACACGACCGCCGCCGTGAACAGCGTGTACGCGACCAGCACCGGCACCTGCGAGGGGTCGCTGCCGTGGACGGCCTTGATGAGCAGGGCGATGGTGAGGATGATCAGGATGCCGACACCGGAGATCGGGCTGTTCGAGGCGCCGATCAGACCGGCCATGTAGCCGCAGACGGAGGCGACGGCCAGACCGATGAGCAGCACGTAGACGACGCTGATGATGACCAGGCCGGCGGCGCTGGAGGCCAGCGGGGTGCCCCGGACGAAGAGCCACAGCAGCAGGCCGATCGGGATCATCGACGCCACGGTGACGCCGGCGACGACGGTGATCGGCAGGTCGCGCTCGGTGCGGTCGAGGCGGGCGCCGCTGCGCCGCTGGCGGGTGCTCGCGACGGCGTCGGCGATCCCCCGGACGATGGGACCGATGATCTTGATCAGCGTCCAGACCGCCGCGACGGCGATGGTGCCGGCACCGATGAACCGTACGTCGTGGGAGAACACACCCTGCAGGGTCTCGGCGATGCCGCCGCTGCCGGGCAGCTGACCAGCCGAGTAGATCGGCAGCAGCACCCCGTACGCGATCAGCATGCCGACGATCATCGCGACACCGACGGTGATGCCGACGAGGTGGCCGACGCCGATCAGGGCCATCGACAGGCTGGCACCGACGATGGTGCCGCCGCTGCCGATCCGGAAGGCGGTCGCGACGCTGTTGCTGATGACCTTGAACGCGGAGACCAGGGAGAAGGCTGCGGCGCTCACGGCGCCGACGATGATCACCTTCAGGCCACGCTTGTTCTCCTCCGCGCCTTCGGTGGTGTCACCGACCCGCAGCACCTCCGCGGCGGCGACGCCTTCGGGGTAGGGCAGGTCGGAGCCGGTGACCAGCGCCCGCCGCAGCGGGATGGAGTACATCACGCCGAGGATGCCGCCCAGCGCGCACAGCGCGGCGGTCGTCCAGTACGGGAAGCCGCTCCACCAGCCGACGATGATCAGGCCGGGCAGGACGAAGATGATCGCCGACAGGGTTCCGGCCGCCGACGCGATCGTCTGAACGATGTTGTTCTCACGGATCGAGTGGTTGCGGAAGTAGCGCAGGATCGCCATCGAGATGACAGCCGCCGGGATCGACGTGGCGAACGTCAGACCGACCTTGAGGCCGAGGTAGACGTTCGCCGCCGTGAACACCAGCGTGATGAGGCCACCGATGATGACCCCGCGCACGGTGAGTTCCCGCACGGAAGTGTGCTGGGAGGTTGTTGTGGTGGACAAGGGGGGCACCTGTTCTTTCGTGAACGACAAGACGGATCGCCATCCCGGTGACATCGACACAACACACGGTGATCCGGGCACGCGATCGGACGCAACCGTCCCTGCCCACGACTGAGGCCCGTCGCGGCCGGATCTCTCCTGCCGGGGTGGGGCAGGACCCGATCGTTCCCGCCCGGGTGGGGCGAGACCGATGATCGACACACGACGACGGTGACGAGCGGAAAGGCATCGGTGCGGTTCTGCGCGCGTTACGGGGCACGACTCCGTCGCCCCGACGATACTCCCGCGCTACGGAGCCGCCTGGCCCGGGTCTCCCCGAGCCCGCGTCGCCTGCCGCGCGATGGACGACCGGCGCTCTCAGAGGCTGCGACCTCAGGCGGCCTCGACACCCAGATAGGTCCGGCGGACCCGGTCGT
Encoded proteins:
- a CDS encoding MFS transporter; amino-acid sequence: MVIDESKLIARITRRIVPFVMVLYTVAYVDRSVIGFAKLQMAADVHISDAAYGLGAGLFFLGYFLFEVPSNWVLPRVGARKWFTRILVTWGLVTMATALTRNSASFYTLRFLLGVAEAGFYPGILFYLTQWYPQRHRTRATGTFVLAAPLAFLIMSPLAGWMLGLDWFGLRGWHWMFLLAGGVAVVAGIPTMFYLKDTPRDAAWISPAEAQWIEDELAKDKRELGQIEHHNPLAALKSKYVWGFALLFFPSTVGVYGLSFWVPSVVKEFTASDVTVGWLSAIPYAFGFIGILITTWWAKRYTENWYPLAAIFAVSALGIGLAGAFHTPGLELAAMSVAAFCLYSIAAVFWPLPSRYLVGATAAIGIAFVNSFGNIGGFVGPYAVGAISDATGTPRNGMYFLAAVLLIGAIGTLVLKGIWGGRNPEPVEAAVSAPAANTAQTSAAVRSDEAPALSESVISGDPRRAVE
- a CDS encoding GntR family transcriptional regulator, whose amino-acid sequence is MKESEEVAAAPLLGPIRAKALPDDVYDALLDMLTWGALEPGAPLSIDGLAQSLGVSPTPVREALARLEPTGLVRRTVRRGYRVSPPMSREQMYELADARLVLETGAIERAMRNVEALLPDLEEAYARHERSARDLLDPDRQPAHDDVRRYFEDDWSFHEAILKHCGNRYIAQAVDALSFRVHRMRQTVGIGVSDAGDAVPEHFAILEAVRAHDVAGAVEQMRIHLTNLEARVSA
- the helR gene encoding RNA polymerase recycling motor ATPase HelR; translated protein: MTPQTSPIPDSTHPTSDGTRTIFDLPERLAAKADPALIAQDERHFATVARALDRQIAGLEDRLATLRRAPGGRGRQALDRDLEIHRLSARLRVLQRFGLDICLGRMVGSGDGEPVYVGRLGLLDAEGEPLLIDWRAPAAEPFFAATHGTPMGLVSRRRYRWSHGRVIDYWDEVFALEGLAGRAALDDQSAFIAGLGARRTARMRDVLATLQADQDAVIRAGSDGALVVDGGPGTGKTVVALHRAAYLLYADPRLGGHRGGVLFVGPHQPYLDYVADVLPDLGEDGVRTCTLRDLVPEGATAAPETDPEVARLKSSARMTAAVEPAVRLYEEPPTAPMTVETDWSDIRLSPADWAEAFEAPDPGTPHNEARDEVWDALLDILVDTVEDVDVPAEALRRSLLRNEELRSTFRRAWPILRPTDLVADLWAVPAYLRRCAPWLGPEELRRLRRPEGAPWTVADLPLLDAMRQRLGDPETSQRRQQREAALAEDRAYMDRVVEYFLGADDDPESSLDLLRRDSIRQSLVHDDRVPDEGADPLAGPFAHIVVDEAQELTDAEWQMVLRRCPSRSVTIVGDRTQARHGFPESWQERLARVGFDVVRRATLTINYRTPEEVMAAAEPVIRAVLPQADVPVSIRRGGVPVRYGAVAERDAILAEWLAEHEEGVACVVGDPTFRASDRIRSLAPDRVKGLEFDLVVLIDPDRFGAGIEGAVDRYVAMTRTTRQLVVLTGPGPA
- a CDS encoding OPT family oligopeptide transporter, which translates into the protein MSPGWRSVLSFTKEQVPPLSTTTTSQHTSVRELTVRGVIIGGLITLVFTAANVYLGLKVGLTFATSIPAAVISMAILRYFRNHSIRENNIVQTIASAAGTLSAIIFVLPGLIIVGWWSGFPYWTTAALCALGGILGVMYSIPLRRALVTGSDLPYPEGVAAAEVLRVGDTTEGAEENKRGLKVIIVGAVSAAAFSLVSAFKVISNSVATAFRIGSGGTIVGASLSMALIGVGHLVGITVGVAMIVGMLIAYGVLLPIYSAGQLPGSGGIAETLQGVFSHDVRFIGAGTIAVAAVWTLIKIIGPIVRGIADAVASTRQRRSGARLDRTERDLPITVVAGVTVASMIPIGLLLWLFVRGTPLASSAAGLVIISVVYVLLIGLAVASVCGYMAGLIGASNSPISGVGILIILTIALLIKAVHGSDPSQVPVLVAYTLFTAAVVFGVATISNDNLQDLKTGQLVESTPWKQQVALIIGVVFGSLVIPPVLQLMQTGFGFAGAPGAGPDALAAPQASLISSLAQGVFGGSLDWRLIGIGAVIGVVVILIDEVLGRTTEHLHLPPLAVGMGIYLPIDLTLMIPIGAIIGLVYDRYAARTDKPERTKRLGVLMATGLIVGESLFGVVFAGIVGATGKDSPLAFMPDGFAGVATWLGLIVFVVLTVGLYRWVHTLSKQAMEPADAES